A window of Pseudomonas mucidolens contains these coding sequences:
- the flgC gene encoding flagellar basal body rod protein FlgC, with amino-acid sequence MSLSSVFNIAGSGMSAQTTRLNTVASNIANAETVSSSIDQTYRARHPVFATMFQAGQNGGSDSLFQSQDAAGQGVQVLGVVEDQSNLEARYEPNHPAANEKGYVYYPNVNVVEEMADMISASRSFQTNAEMMNTAKTMMQKVLTLGQ; translated from the coding sequence ATGTCTCTATCCAGTGTTTTCAATATTGCCGGTAGTGGCATGAGTGCGCAGACCACGCGTCTGAACACCGTTGCCAGTAACATCGCCAACGCCGAAACCGTATCGTCGAGCATTGACCAGACGTACCGTGCGCGCCACCCGGTGTTCGCCACCATGTTCCAGGCTGGCCAGAATGGCGGCAGCGATTCGCTGTTCCAGAGCCAGGATGCCGCGGGCCAGGGCGTCCAGGTCCTGGGTGTGGTCGAAGACCAGAGCAATCTGGAAGCGCGTTACGAACCCAACCATCCTGCCGCGAACGAAAAGGGCTACGTGTATTACCCCAACGTCAACGTGGTCGAGGAAATGGCTGACATGATTTCCGCCAGTCGCTCGTTCCAGACCAATGCGGAAATGATGAACACCGCCAAAACCATGATGCAGAAGGTCCTGACCCTGGGTCAGTGA
- the flgD gene encoding flagellar hook assembly protein FlgD: MSVTNDVSSNSTIQDLFNTNVKDTAANKDSLSDAAKSASGNQALGKDAFLQLLVTQLKNQNPLSPQDNGAFVAQLAQFSSLEGINTLNDSVNAISSNYKSSQALQASSLVGRSVIIDTDKALVDTSKSFTGSVAVTSSVGNVTVKVSDKDGNLVKTIELGAQGAGKSDFIWDGKNEAGETVDSGNYTFAASTKNDAGDTVALSTSLPATVTSVTLSQTGGEMLLNLSGGLGSIRLSQIQTIGT; the protein is encoded by the coding sequence ATGTCCGTCACTAACGATGTGTCGAGTAACTCGACGATCCAGGATCTGTTCAACACCAACGTCAAGGACACGGCGGCCAATAAGGACAGCCTGTCCGACGCTGCCAAGTCGGCTTCCGGCAATCAGGCCCTGGGCAAGGACGCGTTCCTGCAATTGTTGGTTACCCAATTGAAAAACCAGAACCCGCTGTCGCCTCAGGACAACGGCGCGTTCGTGGCGCAACTGGCGCAGTTCAGCAGTCTGGAAGGCATCAACACCTTGAACGACTCGGTGAATGCCATCTCCAGCAACTACAAGTCCTCGCAGGCATTGCAAGCGTCGTCGCTGGTGGGCCGTTCGGTGATTATTGATACCGACAAGGCGCTGGTTGATACGAGCAAGAGCTTCACCGGCTCGGTGGCCGTCACTTCGTCGGTGGGCAACGTCACCGTCAAGGTCTCCGACAAAGACGGCAATCTGGTCAAGACCATCGAGCTGGGTGCCCAAGGCGCCGGCAAGTCGGACTTCATCTGGGACGGCAAGAACGAAGCCGGCGAGACCGTCGACTCCGGCAATTACACCTTCGCGGCCAGCACAAAAAATGACGCGGGCGATACGGTGGCTCTGAGCACTTCGCTGCCGGCCACCGTTACCAGCGTCACCTTGAGCCAGACGGGCGGCGAAATGCTGCTCAATCTGTCGGGCGGCTTGGGCAGTATCAGGCTGTCGCAAATTCAGACTATCGGTACATAG
- the flgE gene encoding flagellar hook protein FlgE has product MSFNIGLSGLYAANKQLDVTGNNIANVATTGFKSSRAEFADIYAASKLGTGHNAIGSGVNLAAVSQQFSQGEINGTGGLLDMAIKGGGFFVQKGSDGSLEYTRAGTFKPDKDGFVTNSGGTSRLQGYAADENGKIIKGELIDLRIDQSNLPPKASTKVDSSSNLKSTEPVIDQALHPFDPNETSTFTTQYTTTLYDTQGNSHPMVQYMVKTGSNEWKSYTLIDGRNPDGTPISGVGAVPPVASTLTFDTAGALAGIVTPPSTVSNTTLTVDDWKPGVLNNGVWEDNGAAANPTGIAINMANITQYNSASYRNPPVTDGYATGEITGLKIDGSGVLFATFSNQQSKAIGQLSLASFNNEQGLQANGGTTWKETFASGQPGYDAPQSGTLGTIVANSLENSNVNLTSELVELIKAQSNFQANSKTISTQSTIMQTIIQMT; this is encoded by the coding sequence ATGTCTTTTAATATCGGCCTCAGCGGCCTCTATGCGGCCAATAAACAACTGGACGTGACCGGCAATAACATCGCCAACGTCGCCACCACCGGCTTCAAGTCGTCTCGTGCGGAGTTTGCCGATATCTACGCGGCGTCCAAGCTCGGTACTGGCCATAACGCCATCGGCAGCGGGGTTAACCTCGCCGCTGTTTCCCAGCAATTCAGCCAAGGTGAAATCAACGGTACTGGCGGACTGCTGGACATGGCGATCAAGGGCGGTGGTTTTTTTGTACAGAAGGGTAGCGATGGCTCCCTGGAGTACACGCGTGCCGGCACCTTCAAACCGGACAAAGATGGCTTTGTCACCAACTCCGGCGGCACTTCGCGCCTGCAAGGCTATGCGGCGGACGAAAACGGCAAGATCATCAAGGGCGAACTGATTGACCTGCGTATCGATCAGTCGAACCTGCCACCGAAAGCCTCGACCAAGGTTGATTCGAGCAGCAACCTCAAGTCCACGGAACCGGTGATTGACCAGGCGCTTCATCCGTTCGACCCGAATGAAACATCGACTTTCACCACCCAGTACACCACCACGCTGTATGACACCCAGGGCAACTCGCACCCGATGGTGCAATACATGGTCAAGACCGGCTCCAATGAGTGGAAGTCCTACACCTTGATCGATGGCCGCAACCCTGATGGCACGCCTATCAGCGGTGTCGGTGCGGTCCCGCCCGTGGCCTCGACGCTGACGTTTGACACGGCCGGTGCCCTTGCAGGCATCGTCACACCGCCGAGCACCGTTTCCAATACCACCCTGACCGTTGATGACTGGAAGCCGGGCGTACTGAACAATGGTGTGTGGGAAGACAATGGCGCAGCGGCCAACCCTACCGGGATTGCCATCAACATGGCCAACATCACCCAGTACAATTCGGCCAGCTACCGTAACCCACCGGTCACCGACGGCTACGCCACGGGTGAAATCACGGGCTTGAAAATCGACGGCAGCGGCGTGCTGTTCGCCACCTTCAGCAACCAGCAGAGCAAGGCGATCGGCCAGCTCTCCCTGGCGAGCTTCAACAATGAACAGGGCCTGCAGGCAAATGGCGGCACTACCTGGAAAGAGACGTTCGCTTCCGGCCAACCAGGCTACGACGCGCCACAATCCGGTACCTTGGGGACGATTGTTGCCAACTCCCTGGAAAACTCCAACGTCAACCTGACCAGCGAACTGGTCGAACTGATCAAGGCCCAGAGCAACTTCCAGGCGAACTCGAAGACTATCTCCACGCAAAGCACCATCATGCAGACCATCATTCAGATGACCTGA
- a CDS encoding ribonucleoside-diphosphate reductase subunit alpha has protein sequence MQTDTTRENPQGSVPQAADSNMDLSATAPGQLRVIKRNGTVVPYTDDKITVAITKAFLAVEGGSAAASSRIHDTVARLTEQVTATFKRRMPSGGTIHIEEIQDQVELALMRAGEQKVARDYVIYRDSRAKERAVRTPADETAVQAHPSIRITLADGTFAPLDLGRLNTIITEACEGLEEVDGDLIQRETLKNLYDGVALTDVNTALVMTARTLVEREPNYSFVTARLLMDTLRAEGLGFLQVAESATHHEMADLYAKALPAYIAKGIEFELLNPILATFDLEKLGKAINHERDQQFTYLGLQTLYDRYFIHKDGIRFELPQVFFMRVAMGLAIEEKHKEDRAIEFYNLLSSFDYMSSTPTLFNAGTLRPQLSSCYLTTVPDDLSGIYHAIHDNAMLSKFAGGLGNDWTPVRALGSYIKGTNGKSQGVVPFLKVVNDTAVAVNQGGKRKGAVCAYLETWHMDIEEFIELRKNTGDDRRRTHDMNTANWIPDLFMKRVFDDGQWTLFSPSEVPDLHDLTGKAFEERYEYYEALAQYPGKIKLFKTIQAKDLWRKMLSMLFETGHPWLTFKDPCNLRSPQQHVGVVHSSNLCTEITLNTNKDEIAVCNLGSINLPNHIVNGKLDTAKLARTVNTAVRMLDNVIDINYYSVPQAQNSNFKHRPVGLGIMGFQDALYLQHIPYGSDAAVEFADKSMEAVSYYAIQASCDLADERGAYETFQGSLWSKGILPLDSQQILIEQRGQKYIDVDLNESLDWAPVRARVQKGIRNSNIMAIAPTATIANITGVSQSIEPTYQNLYVKSNLSGEFTVINPYLVRDLKARGLWDSVMINDLKYYDGSVQQIERIPQELKELYATAFEVDTKWIVDAASRRQKWIDQAQSLNLYIAGASGKKLDVTYRMAWYRGLKTTYYLRALAATSTEKSTINTGKLNAVSSGNHGDDSVLAAPAGPAPVPKACAIDEPDCEACQ, from the coding sequence ATGCAAACCGACACAACTCGCGAGAACCCGCAAGGCTCCGTGCCGCAGGCCGCTGATTCGAATATGGATCTGTCCGCCACCGCGCCCGGCCAATTGCGAGTGATCAAGCGAAACGGCACTGTCGTTCCTTACACCGATGACAAAATCACCGTCGCGATCACCAAAGCGTTTCTTGCAGTTGAAGGCGGCAGCGCTGCCGCCTCGTCGCGCATTCATGACACCGTTGCCCGTCTGACCGAACAAGTCACCGCGACCTTCAAGCGTCGCATGCCATCCGGCGGCACCATCCACATCGAAGAGATCCAGGACCAGGTCGAACTGGCCCTGATGCGTGCCGGCGAGCAGAAAGTCGCTCGCGACTACGTGATCTACCGTGATTCGCGCGCCAAGGAGCGTGCCGTGCGCACCCCTGCCGACGAGACTGCCGTACAAGCGCACCCGTCGATCCGCATCACTCTCGCCGACGGTACTTTTGCACCGCTGGACCTGGGCCGCCTGAACACTATCATCACCGAGGCCTGCGAAGGCCTGGAAGAAGTCGACGGTGACCTGATCCAGCGCGAAACCCTGAAAAACCTGTATGACGGCGTGGCCCTGACCGACGTCAACACCGCCCTGGTAATGACTGCCCGGACCCTGGTCGAGCGCGAGCCGAACTACTCGTTCGTGACCGCCCGCCTGCTGATGGACACCCTGCGCGCCGAAGGCCTGGGCTTCCTGCAAGTCGCCGAAAGCGCTACCCATCACGAAATGGCCGACCTGTACGCCAAGGCCCTGCCTGCCTACATCGCCAAGGGTATCGAATTCGAGCTGCTGAACCCGATCCTGGCCACTTTCGACCTGGAAAAACTCGGCAAGGCGATCAACCACGAGCGCGACCAGCAGTTCACCTACCTGGGCCTGCAAACCCTGTATGACCGTTACTTCATCCACAAGGACGGTATCCGCTTCGAACTGCCGCAAGTGTTCTTCATGCGCGTGGCCATGGGCCTGGCGATCGAAGAGAAGCACAAAGAAGACCGCGCCATCGAGTTCTACAACCTGCTGTCGTCGTTCGACTACATGTCGTCGACGCCGACGCTGTTCAACGCCGGTACCTTGCGTCCACAGCTGTCGAGCTGCTACCTGACCACCGTGCCGGATGACCTGTCGGGCATCTACCACGCGATCCACGACAACGCCATGCTGTCCAAGTTCGCTGGCGGCCTGGGCAACGACTGGACGCCGGTGCGTGCGCTGGGTTCGTACATCAAGGGCACCAACGGCAAGTCCCAGGGCGTTGTACCGTTCCTCAAAGTAGTGAACGACACCGCCGTCGCCGTGAACCAGGGTGGCAAGCGCAAAGGCGCTGTCTGCGCCTACCTGGAAACCTGGCACATGGACATTGAAGAGTTCATCGAGCTGCGCAAGAACACCGGTGATGATCGCCGTCGTACCCACGACATGAACACTGCCAACTGGATCCCTGACCTGTTCATGAAGCGTGTCTTCGATGACGGCCAGTGGACCCTGTTCTCGCCCTCCGAAGTGCCCGACCTGCACGACCTGACCGGCAAGGCTTTCGAAGAGCGTTACGAGTACTACGAAGCCCTGGCTCAGTACCCAGGCAAGATCAAACTGTTCAAGACCATCCAGGCCAAAGACCTGTGGCGCAAGATGCTCTCCATGCTGTTCGAAACCGGCCACCCATGGTTGACCTTCAAAGACCCGTGCAACCTGCGCAGCCCGCAGCAGCACGTGGGCGTGGTCCACAGCTCGAACCTGTGCACCGAGATCACCTTGAACACCAACAAGGACGAGATCGCCGTTTGCAACCTGGGCTCGATCAACCTGCCGAACCACATCGTCAACGGCAAGCTGGACACCGCCAAGCTTGCACGCACCGTGAACACCGCCGTTCGTATGCTCGATAACGTGATCGACATCAACTACTACTCGGTACCACAGGCGCAGAACTCCAACTTCAAGCACCGTCCGGTTGGCCTGGGCATCATGGGCTTCCAGGACGCGCTGTACCTGCAGCACATTCCTTACGGTTCGGACGCTGCGGTGGAGTTCGCCGACAAGTCCATGGAAGCGGTCAGCTACTACGCGATCCAGGCTTCCTGCGACCTGGCCGACGAGCGCGGCGCCTACGAGACGTTCCAGGGTTCGCTGTGGTCCAAAGGCATCCTGCCGCTGGATTCGCAACAGATCCTGATCGAGCAGCGGGGCCAGAAGTACATCGACGTTGACCTGAACGAATCCCTGGACTGGGCGCCGGTACGTGCCCGTGTGCAGAAAGGCATTCGTAACTCCAACATCATGGCCATCGCACCGACCGCGACCATCGCCAACATCACCGGCGTATCGCAGTCGATCGAACCGACCTACCAGAACCTGTATGTGAAATCGAACCTGTCGGGCGAATTCACCGTGATCAACCCATACCTGGTTCGCGACCTGAAAGCCCGTGGCCTGTGGGACTCGGTCATGATCAACGACCTGAAGTACTACGACGGTTCGGTGCAGCAGATCGAGCGCATCCCGCAAGAACTCAAAGAGCTCTACGCGACTGCGTTCGAAGTGGACACCAAGTGGATCGTCGACGCTGCCAGCCGTCGCCAGAAGTGGATCGACCAGGCTCAGTCCCTGAACCTGTACATCGCCGGCGCATCGGGCAAGAAGCTCGACGTGACCTACCGCATGGCTTGGTACCGTGGCCTGAAAACCACTTACTACCTCCGTGCCCTGGCCGCTACCAGCACCGAGAAGTCGACCATCAACACCGGCAAGCTGAACGCGGTTTCCAGCGGCAACCACGGTGATGACTCGGTTCTCGCCGCTCCAGCCGGCCCAGCGCCAGTGCCAAAGGCCTGCGCGATCGACGAGCCGGATTGCGAAGCCTGCCAATAA
- a CDS encoding response regulator: protein MEQEAWQVLIVEDDQRLAELTRDYLESNGLSVAVEGNGALAAARIIAEQPDLVILDLMLPGEDGLSICRKVRARYDGVILMLTARTDDMDQVLGLDMGADDYVCKPVRPRLLLARIQALLRRSDSAEPAAPQPQRRLQFGPLVVDNALREAWLHEAGIELTSAEFDLLWLLVVNAGRILSREEIFTALRGIGYDGQDRSIDVRISRIRPKIGDDPIHPRLIKTIRSKGYLFVPEAAADLRP, encoded by the coding sequence GTGGAACAAGAAGCCTGGCAGGTGCTGATAGTCGAGGACGATCAGCGTCTGGCCGAACTGACCCGGGACTATCTGGAGAGCAATGGCCTGAGCGTCGCGGTGGAGGGGAACGGCGCGTTGGCCGCCGCCCGGATCATCGCCGAGCAACCTGACCTGGTGATTCTCGACCTGATGCTGCCGGGCGAAGACGGCTTGAGCATTTGCCGCAAAGTGCGCGCGCGCTACGACGGGGTGATCCTGATGTTGACTGCGCGTACCGATGACATGGACCAGGTACTGGGCCTGGACATGGGTGCCGACGATTACGTCTGTAAACCGGTGCGTCCGCGCCTGTTACTGGCACGCATCCAGGCCTTATTGCGTCGCAGCGACAGTGCGGAGCCTGCGGCGCCGCAACCGCAGCGGCGCCTGCAATTCGGGCCACTGGTGGTCGACAATGCCTTGCGCGAAGCCTGGCTGCACGAGGCCGGCATCGAATTGACCAGCGCCGAGTTCGATTTATTGTGGCTGTTGGTGGTCAACGCCGGTCGCATTCTGTCCCGGGAAGAAATATTCACCGCCTTGCGCGGTATTGGCTACGACGGCCAGGACCGCTCCATCGATGTGCGTATTTCACGGATTCGCCCGAAAATCGGTGACGATCCGATCCACCCACGGCTGATCAAGACGATCCGCAGCAAAGGCTACCTGTTCGTCCCCGAAGCTGCCGCTGACTTGCGCCCGTGA